In Liquorilactobacillus hordei DSM 19519, the following proteins share a genomic window:
- a CDS encoding 2-hydroxymuconate tautomerase yields the protein MPIVHIDLIEGRTQDQLKHLVEDVTKAVSKNTGAPAEHVHVILSEMQKNRYSVGGILKSDE from the coding sequence ATGCCGATTGTACATATTGATTTGATTGAAGGTCGTACACAAGATCAACTTAAACACCTCGTGGAAGATGTTACCAAAGCTGTAAGCAAAAACACTGGAGCACCAGCTGAACATGTCCACGTTATTCTTAGTGAGATGCAAAAAAACCGTTATAGTGTAGGCGGAATTCTCAAGAGTGATGAATAA
- a CDS encoding YitT family protein: MILNKIPDKIKRIAVIFCSSVLLACALNLFLIPGNIFGAGLNGIAQLISSLLVKITGINIETGYFIFLLNVPVGILGWLKVGKSFTYYSVLTVLLTTVLSIIIPVVHLTPDPLMGALFGGVITGAGVGYALKYGFSTGGMDIVAVVLNKTTGKSIGSLMMVINMMIILTAGIYFSWQSALYTIISNYAMTRVVDGIHTSHQKLTAFVVTKHADIILPKIKNSLIRGVTVLPSSGGYSDSKSQTLMTVLTRYELYRFKQIIAQADPVAFVNFVNTADVTGNFADEKQQAEIKNKLGN, translated from the coding sequence GTGATTTTAAATAAAATTCCGGATAAAATAAAGAGAATTGCAGTTATTTTTTGTTCATCAGTTCTTTTGGCATGTGCTTTGAATCTATTTTTGATACCAGGTAATATCTTTGGGGCAGGTCTTAATGGAATTGCACAATTAATTTCTTCTTTATTAGTAAAAATTACAGGAATTAACATCGAAACTGGATATTTTATCTTCTTGCTTAATGTTCCAGTTGGAATATTAGGATGGTTAAAAGTTGGTAAAAGCTTCACATATTACAGTGTGTTGACAGTCTTATTAACTACAGTTTTATCAATTATCATTCCTGTTGTACATCTGACTCCGGATCCTTTGATGGGAGCTTTATTCGGAGGTGTTATCACAGGTGCTGGAGTAGGGTATGCGTTGAAGTACGGTTTCTCGACTGGAGGAATGGATATTGTTGCAGTTGTACTGAATAAGACAACAGGGAAGTCTATTGGTAGCTTGATGATGGTAATCAATATGATGATTATTTTGACAGCTGGTATTTATTTTAGTTGGCAGAGTGCGCTATATACAATTATTTCAAATTATGCAATGACACGAGTAGTTGATGGGATTCATACATCACACCAAAAACTTACGGCCTTTGTTGTCACTAAGCACGCAGATATAATTTTGCCTAAAATCAAAAACTCTTTAATTCGTGGTGTGACAGTCTTACCATCAAGTGGCGGCTATTCGGATAGTAAAAGTCAAACTTTAATGACAGTCTTAACCCGTTATGAACTCTATAGGTTCAAACAAATCATCGCTCAAGCCGATCCAGTAGCATTTGTAAATTTTGTTAATACAGCTGATGTCACCGGAAACTTTGCAGATGAAAAACAGCAAGCAGAAATCAAGAATAAACTGGGTAATTAA
- the lysA gene encoding diaminopimelate decarboxylase → MTSLSDEVTTNEAGHLTIGGVDTLKLVSKYGSPLIAYDVSKIKSQISHFKQAFIDADVPYRVTYASKAFSAVAMYQLVAGEGLGCDVVSGGELVAALKGGMPAKRIEFHGNNKLPIELEMAVDAQIGCIVVDNFQEIAYLDKILKEKDTTISVVVRVAPGIEAETHKYISTGQENSKFGFDVHSGQAKKALKELLDNPRMNVLGVHCHIGSQIFAARGFVMAVDKMVSLLQQWHEEFGFSAKLLNLGGGFGARYVDSDAPSPAEDFVKQIIAEVKEKIAAANLEFPEIWIEPGRSLVAEAGSTLYTVGSRKDVEGVCHFVAVDGGMGDNIRPALYQAKYDAILANKPHALKEQIVTVVGKYCESGDILVKDALLPITHPGDILAVPSTGAYGYTMASNYNRNPRPAVVFCEDGQDKLIIRRETYDDLLSYDLGL, encoded by the coding sequence TTGACAAGTTTATCGGATGAAGTAACAACAAATGAAGCAGGACATTTAACAATCGGTGGGGTTGATACTTTGAAACTGGTATCTAAATATGGCTCACCATTGATAGCATATGATGTCTCGAAAATAAAAAGTCAGATAAGTCACTTCAAACAGGCTTTTATTGACGCAGATGTTCCTTATCGAGTAACTTACGCAAGTAAGGCTTTTTCCGCAGTTGCAATGTATCAACTGGTTGCGGGTGAAGGATTGGGATGCGACGTGGTTTCAGGTGGCGAGCTCGTGGCTGCATTAAAAGGTGGCATGCCCGCTAAAAGAATTGAATTTCATGGAAATAATAAATTGCCAATTGAACTTGAGATGGCTGTTGACGCTCAAATTGGATGTATCGTAGTTGATAACTTCCAAGAAATTGCATATTTAGATAAGATTCTAAAAGAAAAAGATACAACCATTTCTGTAGTCGTACGTGTTGCACCTGGGATTGAAGCAGAGACACATAAGTATATCTCAACTGGACAAGAAAACTCGAAATTTGGTTTTGATGTACACAGTGGTCAGGCAAAGAAAGCATTGAAAGAATTGCTTGATAATCCTAGGATGAATGTTCTGGGCGTACATTGTCATATTGGTTCACAAATATTTGCTGCTAGAGGTTTTGTAATGGCAGTAGATAAGATGGTCTCTTTGTTGCAACAATGGCATGAAGAGTTTGGTTTCTCTGCTAAATTATTGAATCTTGGAGGTGGATTTGGCGCTCGTTATGTTGACAGTGATGCGCCTTCACCCGCTGAAGATTTTGTTAAGCAAATTATTGCAGAGGTAAAGGAGAAAATAGCTGCGGCAAACCTTGAATTTCCAGAAATTTGGATAGAGCCAGGACGTTCACTTGTAGCCGAAGCAGGTTCAACTTTATATACAGTTGGTTCACGTAAAGACGTAGAAGGAGTTTGCCATTTTGTAGCAGTTGATGGAGGAATGGGCGATAATATCAGGCCAGCACTTTATCAGGCAAAGTATGATGCTATTCTAGCTAACAAACCGCATGCATTAAAAGAACAAATTGTGACTGTAGTAGGAAAGTACTGTGAATCAGGTGATATTTTGGTGAAGGATGCTTTGTTGCCGATTACTCATCCAGGGGATATCTTGGCAGTTCCTTCAACAGGTGCATATGGATATACAATGGCAAGTAATTATAATCGAAATCCTAGACCAGCAGTTGTTTTTTGTGAAGATGGGCAGGATAAGTTGATTATTCGAAGAGAAACATATGACGACCTTTTGAGTTATGATTTAGGCCTTTAA